ccaaattatatgaatttcccaaatttcaaatgatttgccatttaacaaatatattttccaaatttattcAAGTTTATTGaacgtttttaaattttgaaaaaggtcAATTTTGTGAATGTTGATGTTAATGTTGACTGAGATTTCACTAAAAAActcaaacatatcaaaatttggtgaaagattttttaaaaaaaagaaaatttaatagaaaatttggcaaatgtcttaaattaaaatttattttcttaattagaattttgtatatttgtctgtcaaatttaatatcatttttattatttattgtatatacttttcaaaattaatttcaaattatttccttattcatgttaaacacaaatttattaGGTAAACTACTTATTTATGTTACTAATTAATGTATGCTTTTTTTATGGAAatagttcattttttaatatgaaaagaaaatttttctaatatgaaataatttaataattaaatataaacttatataactattttcatcACCTTATTAAAAATCTTAGAAAAATTTTCTGGTGTCGACAAGGAGTTCtgtatcatttcttttatgatttgtcacatatatactactgtatatattcaataatacacacatatatttttttatgttttgtgattttttcgTATTGcgtatatatacacatattatatatctattcgattttttttaatttcttacaCATATGCTActgaataattcatttatgttttgtggtttttttttatatatactattgtatatattcaataatacatacacattttttttcaagttttgtgATTATTGCTTACTGCACTTATATACCACTGTATATATAGATTATATATTctatcactattttttttttaattcttacatatatactactgcataatatatatattttctgtaatttgttacatatatactgCTTCATATAgtcaataatacataaatgatgtTATCTTTCAATATACTCAATATACTCTAATGTATTTCGAATACgaaatataaattcttactAACCTTAAACTTTTGTTCGAAAGATCATTATACCAGTCAGCCACCGATGTTATTCTTCACCGTTTATACTTTCACCAATCTTCTATTATTCATCgtcttttataaagaaaatggaatcgATATTCAAAGTATTTGAAGAATTAaacttttacctttttttaaaaaaaattctaaaccgTAACCCACATCCCTAATTGCTCTCCTTGTTGGTCCACCttctataaacaaattgatataagaacatttcatttacaaaatatataccatattattcaatatatactatacTTAGGtggaatatatgaaaaacaatgcaaaatgaaggaaattaGAAAGTCataaagttttctttgaacaaaataaccaaaataaaaataattaaggaaaaattttattataatattaccataatagaattattcatttatcatatttatatagaatatctaataaatacaaatattaatcatAGTCCACTTTCCACTTtccattctttattttttaatatattattaataataaatataggtAAATTAGTCCTTTGGACCttatatttgtgtaaattATTAGTCAGTTTAggatatttatgaaaaatttaagaaactcATGTCAATCTTGTAATATAGTATACAATTTTAGGCTATATGAGTTAAAAACTCAAGCGTTGAATGTGCccaaatatataaaagcatCACAATCACTATAGTTTAAGAAGAAGATTTGGATGTTATCTGCGGCACCcattcaacaaaatttggatttttcaaagttagcaatttaagatttgaattttaaagaacttttaaattaggatacatattttcaaatattgtaaaaGTATGATATAAGTTTTGATAGAGAGTTAAATTTCGATAAGATTTAgtataatttcataattttttaaaaaaattatagaactCCAAGGTTAATACTCGTGAATATTTCAATAAGAAAGCCAAATCAATCGATGGtattgaaaaagttaaaggTTGATCTTGAATCAATTGTACCAAGAATAACTAAGTTTTCAAGAAGTGTGTTAGTTTTTAAGATGAAAACTTATCTGTGTTATTACTGACCATTTTCCTATCAATTACTTtgcttttaaaagaaaattaaaaaggaaaagattgaGTAAACTTCggttatataaattttgatcttCAAAATCGATGGAGAAAGCCCAAAAGAATTGTTTATTTGGCTATTAGTTGAAAATGTTagctttttatataaatatgagtGATCATCTTGaccaacaaacacacaaaaaaaactattttaacaagttttaaaaaatgatgccaattgtgaaaagaaaaactaaaaaaagaaaaggttattTTCGACAATTTCATTTCTCATTCTAGAGTTCATCATTTATAGCaaattgatattaataaaaaaattatttagatatataacaaagcaaacaaatttgtaataaaaacacttttcagaaaaaataattattaaatagatgagaccttttattttaaaacactaTTTCTATCCAAAGTGTTGTAATGAAATATgactttttcaaaagttgatggccataataattagttaaacAACCAAATTTGAGTTCTTAATCTTTTACTTAAATGTCTGAAACTCGAATTGGATCTAAATatgtaatataatatagaaattaagAAACGTCATCCCAATGCTAATGCTAATAGACTCAAAATTAActctaaaataataacaaaaacatgttTCCGACTCCGTGCTAAGATTTTATGTCACCATTTCGAACGTCGAGTATGAAACAATCTGACTCTACGAGGAAAAATAGTACTTGCAGCTATGGACCCTATATgcaaatttacaatattaaggtaccaaaaaagaaaaaaaaagaaatcaaatgactCTCCCAAAGAGTTTAGTCAATCTTCTTTAGGTTGGATGAGAGTACATTGGATTATCCTTTCCCATCCACTTTCTCATTCTTTCTGACGTTTCCTCCACCTggaaaattgatatattttagtgATCGATTTTGTTGACAAAACAGATAcaaacaaaattccaaaatctaTCCAAATATCGATAGAATAGgaagtttttgtttatcaataatttattaatttaataattagtataaaattaaatctcaCCTCCTTGTTCCAATTGGTTTTACAAACAATCAACAAAAGAATCATTGTTTGCAAGAATGTCCCACATATCATACCAATCCATATTCcctaaaagaatttaaaatatattatcacACAGAGGggaagaaaattcaaaatttcacgaacttataacttttgaaaccatataaatttaactctCATATCgtattaaaactaaattaggTGAAAATTAAACGACTcatagacttttttttttatttacaatgtAACACTTGTTAATTAATGTCAGGTTAGATGATTTTACCTCCACACCTAAACTTGTTTTGTAGCCAAGGAGGAAGCCAAAAGGAAGGCCAACAacataataacaaaacaaattaatgtaAGCCACCAAAGCTTGCCATCCTCCTCCAACAGCCACACCTGGAAGTTTTACCATATAATTATCATAACAcacatcctttttctttcgaAACCAAAGTAACattatttctcttctttttcaatcaTATATACCTGATATTACTGGTTGAACACTATTGAGCACCATCGTTATACCTAAAAGGTAAGCCAAGTGAGAAACTGCCTCTTGCATCTCTTTACTTTCTGTAAATATGATTGCAAAATGGTTTTTCGTTGCCAAGATAAGCGCTGCGAAAAAAAGTCCAATGCACAACGACTCGACGATTGTCACAATGACCGAGTACTTTGCAGCCCTCGGATGTCCCGATCCAAGTTCGTTTGATACTCGAACGCTGAACAAgaagagagaatgaaaaactTCCTTCATATGGAAGAATAATTTTGGTAGGGGTTTCAAAGTTCTAACCTCATGGCTGCATTGATCCCTATGAACAACATGCCTTCCCATCCATTTAGATTCATGCTGAAATAATAAGGATCAAAAGAATGTATGTAGAGGTTTGGTTAGTAACAATTGTTGTTTTCAGtttcaattttagtaatttttcaaaattggagAGGGATGTGTGAAAACTAATTACCAAATAGAGAGTGAACCAACAGCAATAATAGGATCATCAAGGTGGCCAGTAAGGACAATAATGGTCATGAAATACCAAATCTCCAAGCAAAGCATAATTGCTGAAGCAATTGAAAGCTTTACAAACTCCCACAAATCCTTAAAAGCCAGCAACGAGAGCCCTTTCCAACACTCAGTACACCACCCAACAATATAAACCACCTGAGCCAAGGAGATTCCCCACGCAGACACGTCGTAAGCCG
This DNA window, taken from Cucumis sativus cultivar 9930 chromosome 6, Cucumber_9930_V3, whole genome shotgun sequence, encodes the following:
- the LOC101220660 gene encoding protein DETOXIFICATION 34; protein product: METAELHHAPTGLIVSIDEDYSPVGTFEEARYVCLVESTKLWGIAGPIAFNILCNYGMNSFTSIFVGHIGDLELSAIAISLNVIANFSFGFLLGMGSALETLCGQAFGAGQMNMLGIYMQRSWIILFCACIVLLPLYIFASPILKLLGQEPKIADMAGKFSIQIIPQMFSLAINFPTQKFLQAQSRVGILAWIGFGGLIFHIGLLILFIKVFNWGTDGAAAAYDVSAWGISLAQVVYIVGWCTECWKGLSLLAFKDLWEFVKLSIASAIMLCLEIWYFMTIIVLTGHLDDPIIAVGSLSICMNLNGWEGMLFIGINAAMSVRVSNELGSGHPRAAKYSVIVTIVESLCIGLFFAALILATKNHFAIIFTESKEMQEAVSHLAYLLGITMVLNSVQPVISGVAVGGGWQALVAYINLFCYYVVGLPFGFLLGYKTSLGVEGIWIGMICGTFLQTMILLLIVCKTNWNKEVEETSERMRKWMGKDNPMYSHPT